In a single window of the Harpia harpyja isolate bHarHar1 chromosome 3, bHarHar1 primary haplotype, whole genome shotgun sequence genome:
- the COQ3 gene encoding ubiquinone biosynthesis O-methyltransferase, mitochondrial isoform X1 — protein MWGGGGGGGGAARALTRALGRRRAAGAAGDDHADLSFQTGLRGTLQNCNWKTQLKSSSTLPVSLTEIKSSMLTLKRLFSTSHPSVDLKEMKKFQRLAHKWWDEEGEYSALHSMNDIRVPFIRDTLLNMSSNYHLGNPLSGVKILDVGCGGGLLSEPLGRLGASVTGIDPLEDNIRTADQHKSFDPVLAKRIQYKSSSLEEIVEESMETFDVIVASEVVEHVADLEMFIKCCSRVLKPEGSLFITTINKTQLSYVLGIVVAEKIMGIVPEGTHEWEKFVPPEELERLLESNGLSVKTVNGMLYNPLSGSWSWMESTSVNYAMHAVKSGLQGQSSPTDIPSEMESEQPSATAGTTM, from the exons ATgtgggggggcggcggcggcggcggcggggcggcccgcgcTCTCACCCGCGCcctggggcggcggcgggcggcgggggctgcgggcg ATGACCATGCTGATCTGTCTTTTCAGACAGGCCTGAGAGGTACCCTTCAGAACTGCAActggaaaacacagctgaaatcCAGTAGTACTCTGCCTGTCTCtctgactgaaataaaaagcagcat GCTCACTTTGAAGAGACTTTTCAGCACTTCACACCCATCAGTGgatttaaaggaaatgaaaaaattccAGCGTCTCGCGCATAAGTGGTGGGATGAAGAAGGAGAATATTCAGCCCTTCATTCTATGAATGATATTAGAGTGCCATTTATTAG agatACTCTGTTGAACATGAGTAGTAATTATCATCTGGGAAATCCACTTTCTGGAGTAAAGATTCTCGATGTTGGCTGTGGCGGTGGACTGCTAAGTGAG CCTCTAGGTAGACTGGGAGCTTCGGTTACTGGAATTGATCCTCTGGAGGACAACATTAGAACAGCAGATCAGCACAAGTCATTCGATCCGGTCCTGGCCAAGAGAATACAGTACAAGTCCAGTTCACTGGAGGAGATTGTGGAAGAGTCTATGGAAACCTTTGATGTAATTGTAGCTTCTGAAGTAGTGGAGCATGTGGCTGACCTTGAAATGTTTATCAAGTGTTGCTCTCGGGTGTTAAAG CCTGAAGGTTCTTTATTCATTACTACAATCAATAAGACACAGTTGTCCTATGTCCTGGGAATTGTGgttgcagaaaaaataatgggCATTGTACCAGAAGGAACACATGAGTGGGAGAAGTTTGTTCCCCCAGAAGAGCTGGAGCGCCTCCTGGAATCAA ATGGCTTGTCAGTCAAGACTGTGAATGGGATGTTGTATAATCCCCTCTCGGGGTCGTGGAGCTGGATGGAAAGCACGAGTGTTAACTATGCAATGCACGCTGTGAAGTCTGGGCTTCAGGGACAGTCAAGCCCAACAGACATCCCGTCAGAGATGGAAAGTGAACAGCCCTCAGCCACAGCTGGTACTACCATGTGA
- the COQ3 gene encoding ubiquinone biosynthesis O-methyltransferase, mitochondrial isoform X2: MWGGGGGGGGAARALTRALGRRRAAGAAGGLRGTLQNCNWKTQLKSSSTLPVSLTEIKSSMLTLKRLFSTSHPSVDLKEMKKFQRLAHKWWDEEGEYSALHSMNDIRVPFIRDTLLNMSSNYHLGNPLSGVKILDVGCGGGLLSEPLGRLGASVTGIDPLEDNIRTADQHKSFDPVLAKRIQYKSSSLEEIVEESMETFDVIVASEVVEHVADLEMFIKCCSRVLKPEGSLFITTINKTQLSYVLGIVVAEKIMGIVPEGTHEWEKFVPPEELERLLESNGLSVKTVNGMLYNPLSGSWSWMESTSVNYAMHAVKSGLQGQSSPTDIPSEMESEQPSATAGTTM; the protein is encoded by the exons ATgtgggggggcggcggcggcggcggcggggcggcccgcgcTCTCACCCGCGCcctggggcggcggcgggcggcgggggctgcgggcg GCCTGAGAGGTACCCTTCAGAACTGCAActggaaaacacagctgaaatcCAGTAGTACTCTGCCTGTCTCtctgactgaaataaaaagcagcat GCTCACTTTGAAGAGACTTTTCAGCACTTCACACCCATCAGTGgatttaaaggaaatgaaaaaattccAGCGTCTCGCGCATAAGTGGTGGGATGAAGAAGGAGAATATTCAGCCCTTCATTCTATGAATGATATTAGAGTGCCATTTATTAG agatACTCTGTTGAACATGAGTAGTAATTATCATCTGGGAAATCCACTTTCTGGAGTAAAGATTCTCGATGTTGGCTGTGGCGGTGGACTGCTAAGTGAG CCTCTAGGTAGACTGGGAGCTTCGGTTACTGGAATTGATCCTCTGGAGGACAACATTAGAACAGCAGATCAGCACAAGTCATTCGATCCGGTCCTGGCCAAGAGAATACAGTACAAGTCCAGTTCACTGGAGGAGATTGTGGAAGAGTCTATGGAAACCTTTGATGTAATTGTAGCTTCTGAAGTAGTGGAGCATGTGGCTGACCTTGAAATGTTTATCAAGTGTTGCTCTCGGGTGTTAAAG CCTGAAGGTTCTTTATTCATTACTACAATCAATAAGACACAGTTGTCCTATGTCCTGGGAATTGTGgttgcagaaaaaataatgggCATTGTACCAGAAGGAACACATGAGTGGGAGAAGTTTGTTCCCCCAGAAGAGCTGGAGCGCCTCCTGGAATCAA ATGGCTTGTCAGTCAAGACTGTGAATGGGATGTTGTATAATCCCCTCTCGGGGTCGTGGAGCTGGATGGAAAGCACGAGTGTTAACTATGCAATGCACGCTGTGAAGTCTGGGCTTCAGGGACAGTCAAGCCCAACAGACATCCCGTCAGAGATGGAAAGTGAACAGCCCTCAGCCACAGCTGGTACTACCATGTGA
- the COQ3 gene encoding ubiquinone biosynthesis O-methyltransferase, mitochondrial isoform X3, with translation MPKDLHDDHADLSFQTGLRGTLQNCNWKTQLKSSSTLPVSLTEIKSSMLTLKRLFSTSHPSVDLKEMKKFQRLAHKWWDEEGEYSALHSMNDIRVPFIRDTLLNMSSNYHLGNPLSGVKILDVGCGGGLLSEPLGRLGASVTGIDPLEDNIRTADQHKSFDPVLAKRIQYKSSSLEEIVEESMETFDVIVASEVVEHVADLEMFIKCCSRVLKPEGSLFITTINKTQLSYVLGIVVAEKIMGIVPEGTHEWEKFVPPEELERLLESNGLSVKTVNGMLYNPLSGSWSWMESTSVNYAMHAVKSGLQGQSSPTDIPSEMESEQPSATAGTTM, from the exons ATGCCTAAAGATTTGCATG ATGACCATGCTGATCTGTCTTTTCAGACAGGCCTGAGAGGTACCCTTCAGAACTGCAActggaaaacacagctgaaatcCAGTAGTACTCTGCCTGTCTCtctgactgaaataaaaagcagcat GCTCACTTTGAAGAGACTTTTCAGCACTTCACACCCATCAGTGgatttaaaggaaatgaaaaaattccAGCGTCTCGCGCATAAGTGGTGGGATGAAGAAGGAGAATATTCAGCCCTTCATTCTATGAATGATATTAGAGTGCCATTTATTAG agatACTCTGTTGAACATGAGTAGTAATTATCATCTGGGAAATCCACTTTCTGGAGTAAAGATTCTCGATGTTGGCTGTGGCGGTGGACTGCTAAGTGAG CCTCTAGGTAGACTGGGAGCTTCGGTTACTGGAATTGATCCTCTGGAGGACAACATTAGAACAGCAGATCAGCACAAGTCATTCGATCCGGTCCTGGCCAAGAGAATACAGTACAAGTCCAGTTCACTGGAGGAGATTGTGGAAGAGTCTATGGAAACCTTTGATGTAATTGTAGCTTCTGAAGTAGTGGAGCATGTGGCTGACCTTGAAATGTTTATCAAGTGTTGCTCTCGGGTGTTAAAG CCTGAAGGTTCTTTATTCATTACTACAATCAATAAGACACAGTTGTCCTATGTCCTGGGAATTGTGgttgcagaaaaaataatgggCATTGTACCAGAAGGAACACATGAGTGGGAGAAGTTTGTTCCCCCAGAAGAGCTGGAGCGCCTCCTGGAATCAA ATGGCTTGTCAGTCAAGACTGTGAATGGGATGTTGTATAATCCCCTCTCGGGGTCGTGGAGCTGGATGGAAAGCACGAGTGTTAACTATGCAATGCACGCTGTGAAGTCTGGGCTTCAGGGACAGTCAAGCCCAACAGACATCCCGTCAGAGATGGAAAGTGAACAGCCCTCAGCCACAGCTGGTACTACCATGTGA
- the COQ3 gene encoding ubiquinone biosynthesis O-methyltransferase, mitochondrial isoform X4 — protein MLTLKRLFSTSHPSVDLKEMKKFQRLAHKWWDEEGEYSALHSMNDIRVPFIRDTLLNMSSNYHLGNPLSGVKILDVGCGGGLLSEPLGRLGASVTGIDPLEDNIRTADQHKSFDPVLAKRIQYKSSSLEEIVEESMETFDVIVASEVVEHVADLEMFIKCCSRVLKPEGSLFITTINKTQLSYVLGIVVAEKIMGIVPEGTHEWEKFVPPEELERLLESNGLSVKTVNGMLYNPLSGSWSWMESTSVNYAMHAVKSGLQGQSSPTDIPSEMESEQPSATAGTTM, from the exons at GCTCACTTTGAAGAGACTTTTCAGCACTTCACACCCATCAGTGgatttaaaggaaatgaaaaaattccAGCGTCTCGCGCATAAGTGGTGGGATGAAGAAGGAGAATATTCAGCCCTTCATTCTATGAATGATATTAGAGTGCCATTTATTAG agatACTCTGTTGAACATGAGTAGTAATTATCATCTGGGAAATCCACTTTCTGGAGTAAAGATTCTCGATGTTGGCTGTGGCGGTGGACTGCTAAGTGAG CCTCTAGGTAGACTGGGAGCTTCGGTTACTGGAATTGATCCTCTGGAGGACAACATTAGAACAGCAGATCAGCACAAGTCATTCGATCCGGTCCTGGCCAAGAGAATACAGTACAAGTCCAGTTCACTGGAGGAGATTGTGGAAGAGTCTATGGAAACCTTTGATGTAATTGTAGCTTCTGAAGTAGTGGAGCATGTGGCTGACCTTGAAATGTTTATCAAGTGTTGCTCTCGGGTGTTAAAG CCTGAAGGTTCTTTATTCATTACTACAATCAATAAGACACAGTTGTCCTATGTCCTGGGAATTGTGgttgcagaaaaaataatgggCATTGTACCAGAAGGAACACATGAGTGGGAGAAGTTTGTTCCCCCAGAAGAGCTGGAGCGCCTCCTGGAATCAA ATGGCTTGTCAGTCAAGACTGTGAATGGGATGTTGTATAATCCCCTCTCGGGGTCGTGGAGCTGGATGGAAAGCACGAGTGTTAACTATGCAATGCACGCTGTGAAGTCTGGGCTTCAGGGACAGTCAAGCCCAACAGACATCCCGTCAGAGATGGAAAGTGAACAGCCCTCAGCCACAGCTGGTACTACCATGTGA